A single genomic interval of Pangasianodon hypophthalmus isolate fPanHyp1 chromosome 8, fPanHyp1.pri, whole genome shotgun sequence harbors:
- the LOC128318714 gene encoding uncharacterized protein LOC128318714, whose protein sequence is MHLSKSNGTPRPLNNNSDKTKGEPTQGDRKQERKEVMNGSTERKTTSLRKARSESSLSLSPSSFSLTPLHVEHPDRVEPQIKTCEVRNHWVPTRHPNTTRKIADWTLEIKKPVLFIGDSNLSRIPYFSDENVQVDSYPGANFLHIAKVLQKLTPNPNTQKVVLSLGINNREQTFESTTKKQLQELWRIAAVVFPNATIYTPLLNYSDILPRRQQETLTKLNTHILAHGNPLQELHPLRFKVNPRDPIHWTTETASQMFTYWLDQLNF, encoded by the exons ATGCATTTATCGAAAAGCAATGGAACACCTCGGCCTTTAAACAACAACTCCGATAAGACCAAG GGGGAGCCGACCCAGGGGGATAGGAagcaggagaggaaggaggTGATGAATGGGTCTACAGAAAGGAAGACCACGTCCTTGAGAAAAGCCCGATCTGAATCCTCCCTTTCCCTTTCCCCTTCCTCTTTCTCGTTGACTCCCCTGCATGTGGAACATCCGGACAGGGTGGAGCcccaaataaaaacctgtgaagtGAGGAACCATTGGGTTCCTACTAGACATCCTAACACCACTAGAAAGATTGCAGATTGGACACTGGAAATAAAGAAACCAGTTTTGTTTATAGGGGACTCCAACCTGTCCAGAATTCCCTATTTTAGTGACGAAAATGTTCAGGTGGATAGTTACCCTGGAGCCAACTTTTTACATATAGCCAAGGTGTTACAAAAATTAACCCCTAATCCAAACACTCAAAAGGTCGTCCTATCATTAGGAATCAATAATAGAGAACAAACATTCGAaagtacaacaaaaaaacagttgcaaGAGCTGTGGAGAATTGCTGCAGTGGTTTTTCCCAATGCCACGATCTACACCCCATTATTAAACTACTCGGATATCCTACCTAGACGACAACAAGAAACTCTAACAAAACTGAACACTCATATACTGGCACATGGTAATCCATTGCAGGAACTTCACCCACTTAGGTTCAAGGTGAACCCGAGGGACCCTATCCACTGGACCACGGAAACGGCTtcgcaaatgtttacatactggTTGGATCAGTTAAACTTTTAG